A genome region from Sphingobium sp. CR2-8 includes the following:
- a CDS encoding alpha/beta fold hydrolase translates to MNDTPADPPALFARPDGLRLAYRQREGMGPTIMFLPGYMSDMEGGKAVALDQWAAMQGRAMLRLDYAGCGASEGRFAEGTLASWRDDVLLLLDRLVEGPVVLVGSSMGGWLALLVALARPERVVALVGVAAAPDFTEWGFTDADKALLATEGRIEEPTPYGDQPHVTTLAFWQSGQALRLLEDEIGIDCPVRLLHGQKDQDVPWYVAVKVAGQLRSSDVQTLLIKDGDHRLSRDGDIALLIHSVASLLALTADSL, encoded by the coding sequence GTGAACGATACCCCCGCCGACCCGCCTGCGCTGTTCGCCCGGCCTGACGGCCTGCGCCTGGCCTATCGCCAGCGCGAAGGCATGGGGCCGACGATCATGTTCCTGCCGGGCTACATGTCCGACATGGAGGGCGGCAAAGCGGTCGCGCTGGACCAATGGGCGGCCATGCAGGGGCGGGCCATGCTGCGCCTGGACTATGCCGGTTGCGGGGCCAGCGAGGGGCGTTTCGCGGAGGGGACGCTAGCGAGCTGGCGCGACGACGTGCTGCTGCTGCTCGATCGACTGGTGGAAGGCCCGGTGGTGCTGGTCGGTTCGTCGATGGGGGGCTGGCTGGCGCTGCTGGTTGCGCTGGCGCGTCCAGAGCGGGTTGTCGCGCTGGTCGGCGTCGCCGCCGCACCCGATTTTACCGAATGGGGCTTTACCGATGCGGACAAGGCGCTGCTGGCGACCGAAGGCCGGATCGAGGAACCCACGCCCTATGGCGACCAGCCCCATGTGACGACGCTGGCTTTCTGGCAGTCAGGGCAGGCTTTGCGGTTGCTGGAGGACGAGATCGGCATCGACTGCCCGGTGCGGCTGCTGCATGGGCAGAAGGACCAGGACGTACCATGGTATGTGGCGGTCAAGGTGGCGGGGCAGCTACGTTCATCCGATGTGCAGACGCTGCTGATTAAGGACGGCGACCATCGCCTGTCCCGCGACGGCGACATCGCCCTGCTGATCCACAGCGTCGCCAGCCTGTTGGCCCTAACCGCGGATAGCCTCTAA
- a CDS encoding tetratricopeptide repeat protein, whose protein sequence is MFFFLPLLLQAYDPEIEAVMNRSRKEKQEERAAAAAAATPKPAAPAREDGKVPVPAKFAAPFQACLDQAIESPDAGVAFAQKWRIEGGSFYARHCMGFAYARAERWTPAIVAFEQAAEEAERSGEMVEAARLWAQAGNAAMANGDLPKARGDFDAALARGLPDGLEKGEVHLDRARALVALNDADAARDSLDVALVQAPKDPLAWLLSATLARRSGEMSLAQAHIARAVQLSPDDAAVALEEGNIAVLTDHEDIARAAWARAVKLAPDAPSGKAAADNLSRLPVAKAAQ, encoded by the coding sequence ATGTTTTTCTTCCTGCCGCTCCTGCTCCAGGCCTATGATCCGGAAATCGAGGCGGTGATGAACCGCAGCCGCAAGGAAAAGCAGGAGGAGCGCGCGGCGGCTGCCGCAGCGGCTACGCCGAAACCGGCCGCTCCGGCACGGGAAGATGGCAAGGTGCCGGTCCCCGCCAAATTCGCCGCACCGTTCCAGGCCTGCCTGGATCAGGCGATCGAATCCCCGGACGCCGGGGTCGCCTTCGCCCAGAAATGGCGGATCGAGGGGGGCAGCTTCTATGCGCGCCATTGCATGGGCTTTGCCTATGCGCGGGCCGAACGCTGGACGCCCGCCATCGTCGCCTTCGAACAGGCGGCCGAGGAAGCCGAACGCAGCGGAGAGATGGTTGAGGCCGCGCGACTATGGGCGCAGGCGGGCAATGCCGCGATGGCGAACGGCGACCTGCCCAAGGCGCGGGGCGATTTCGATGCCGCTTTGGCGCGCGGCCTGCCCGACGGGCTTGAGAAAGGCGAGGTCCACCTGGACCGGGCGCGCGCATTGGTGGCGCTGAACGACGCGGACGCGGCGCGCGATTCGCTGGACGTCGCGCTGGTGCAGGCGCCCAAAGACCCGCTGGCGTGGCTGTTGTCGGCCACGCTGGCGCGGCGGTCGGGCGAGATGAGCCTGGCGCAGGCGCATATCGCGCGGGCGGTGCAACTGTCGCCCGATGACGCGGCGGTGGCGCTGGAGGAGGGCAATATCGCGGTCCTGACCGATCATGAGGATATTGCACGCGCGGCCTGGGCGCGGGCGGTGAAACTGGCCCCGGATGCGCCGTCTGGCAAGGCGGCGGCGGACAATCTGTCGCGGCTGCCCGTTGCGAAGGCTGCCCAGTAA
- a CDS encoding SIMPL domain-containing protein — translation MALEMRDRVLLGGAALLAFGTITGGYLLGDGLKRAKAADRSVTVRGLAEKDVTADLATWSISYSATGFDLPTVRADIDGNTKELQAYFSGLGFKPSDLTPTGAGVNQYLNNGVNTITITQRMLLRTTDIARAQKAVAQQFDLVRRGVTLQEGSGMKYSFTKLNDVKPDMVAAATRDARAAAEQFAKDSGAGVGGIKSATQGYFSIDARDGEGGDGSSDTPYKKVRVVTTVDFYLK, via the coding sequence ATGGCGTTGGAAATGCGGGACAGGGTTTTGCTGGGCGGCGCGGCGCTGCTGGCGTTCGGGACGATCACGGGCGGCTATCTGCTGGGTGATGGATTGAAGCGGGCCAAGGCGGCGGACCGGTCCGTCACCGTGCGCGGCCTGGCTGAAAAGGATGTGACGGCGGACCTCGCCACTTGGTCGATCAGCTATTCGGCGACCGGCTTCGACCTGCCCACCGTCCGTGCCGACATCGACGGCAACACGAAAGAATTGCAGGCCTATTTCTCGGGTCTGGGTTTCAAGCCGAGCGACCTGACCCCGACCGGGGCGGGCGTGAACCAATATCTGAACAACGGCGTCAACACGATCACCATCACGCAGCGGATGTTGCTGCGCACCACCGACATCGCCCGCGCGCAAAAGGCGGTCGCGCAGCAATTCGACCTCGTCCGCCGCGGCGTCACGCTGCAGGAAGGGTCGGGCATGAAATACAGCTTCACCAAGCTGAATGATGTGAAGCCCGATATGGTCGCCGCCGCCACCCGCGACGCCCGTGCCGCCGCCGAACAGTTCGCCAAGGATTCGGGCGCCGGGGTAGGGGGCATCAAGAGCGCCACCCAGGGCTATTTCTCGATCGACGCCCGCGATGGCGAGGGCGGCGACGGATCGAGCGACACGCCTTACAAGAAGGTGCGCGTCGTCACGACCGTCGACTTCTACCTCAAATAA
- a CDS encoding VOC family protein, translating to MPKFLHSMIRVTDVDKSMAFFDLLGLKEVNRIVSEQGRFTLVYLAAPGDEDAQVELTYNWPPQDGSPAETYDGGRNFGHIAYRVENIYDTCQRMMDAGVTINRPPRDGHMAFVRTPDNISIELLQDGRLEPAEPWASMPNIGVW from the coding sequence TTGCCCAAATTCCTGCATAGCATGATCCGCGTGACCGACGTGGACAAGAGCATGGCCTTTTTCGACCTGCTGGGTTTGAAAGAGGTCAACAGGATCGTGAGCGAACAGGGGCGCTTCACGCTCGTCTACCTGGCCGCGCCGGGCGATGAGGATGCGCAGGTCGAACTGACCTATAACTGGCCGCCACAGGATGGCAGCCCGGCCGAAACCTATGACGGCGGGCGCAATTTCGGGCATATCGCCTACAGGGTAGAGAATATCTACGACACCTGTCAGCGGATGATGGATGCAGGCGTGACGATCAACCGGCCGCCGCGCGACGGGCACATGGCGTTCGTGCGGACGCCCGACAATATTTCGATCGAGCTGCTGCAGGACGGGCGGCTGGAACCGGCCGAACCCTGGGCGTCGATGCCCAATATTGGGGTCTGGTAA
- the gloB gene encoding hydroxyacylglutathione hydrolase, whose amino-acid sequence MLEVVRIPVLTDNYVWLIHDSTSGETVVVDPAVAEPVLAAAADRGWTIGQIWNTHWHGDHVGGNAAIKAATGCVITGPAAEAEKIDTLDRTVGEGDSVRIGEHVATVMAVPAHTAGHIAYHLADDRLIFVGDTLFAMGCGRLFEGTAAQMFANMARFAALPDETIVYCAHEYTLSNGRFALVVEPDNDALAQRVAAVEAARARGDATVPTSIGLERATNIFMRARDVAQLAERRAAKDAA is encoded by the coding sequence ATGCTGGAGGTCGTCCGCATCCCCGTCCTGACCGACAATTATGTCTGGCTGATCCATGACTCCACCAGCGGCGAGACGGTGGTGGTCGATCCGGCAGTGGCGGAGCCCGTGCTGGCGGCGGCGGCCGACCGCGGCTGGACCATCGGCCAGATCTGGAACACCCATTGGCATGGCGACCATGTCGGCGGCAATGCGGCGATCAAGGCGGCCACAGGCTGTGTCATCACCGGCCCGGCGGCGGAGGCCGAGAAGATCGATACGCTCGACCGGACGGTGGGCGAAGGCGACAGCGTGCGGATCGGCGAGCATGTCGCCACGGTGATGGCGGTGCCAGCCCATACGGCGGGGCATATCGCCTATCATCTGGCGGACGATCGCCTCATCTTCGTGGGCGACACGCTGTTCGCCATGGGCTGCGGCCGCTTGTTCGAGGGGACGGCGGCGCAGATGTTCGCCAATATGGCGCGCTTTGCGGCGCTGCCGGACGAGACGATCGTCTATTGCGCGCATGAATATACGCTCTCCAACGGGCGTTTCGCGCTGGTCGTCGAGCCGGACAATGACGCCCTGGCGCAGCGGGTGGCGGCGGTGGAAGCCGCGCGGGCGCGGGGAGACGCGACAGTGCCCACCAGCATCGGCCTGGAGCGTGCGACCAACATCTTCATGCGCGCGCGCGACGTGGCGCAACTGGCCGAACGGCGCGCGGCAAAGGACGCGGCCTGA
- a CDS encoding MerR family transcriptional regulator, with amino-acid sequence MEKAEGAFLTISELAVELGLPQHILRYWETRFPQLRPLQRSGNRRYYRPADVALARRIDHLLNVEGFTVKGAQKALADGEAPTPVVAPAIPATPPRSAPSDRDDILTRLLAIRTDLARAIGD; translated from the coding sequence ATGGAAAAGGCAGAGGGTGCATTTCTGACCATCAGCGAGCTGGCGGTCGAGCTGGGTCTTCCCCAACATATCTTGCGCTATTGGGAAACGCGCTTTCCGCAATTGCGCCCGCTTCAGCGATCGGGCAACCGCCGCTACTACAGGCCTGCCGACGTGGCGCTGGCCCGCCGCATCGATCATCTGCTCAATGTGGAAGGGTTCACGGTCAAGGGCGCGCAAAAGGCGCTGGCGGATGGTGAAGCGCCGACACCGGTCGTTGCGCCCGCCATCCCGGCAACGCCGCCACGCTCTGCGCCTTCAGATCGCGATGACATCCTCACCCGTCTCCTGGCGATCCGCACCGACCTGGCGCGCGCGATCGGCGACTGA
- the ihfA gene encoding integration host factor subunit alpha: MSGNATLTRADLAESVNRHVGLSRAEAAALVESILEHMSTALERGENVKISSFGTFVLRDKTQRMGRNPKTGVEVPIEPRRVLTFRASQTMRDRVAAV; the protein is encoded by the coding sequence ATGAGCGGCAATGCAACCTTGACGCGGGCGGACTTGGCTGAAAGCGTGAACCGCCATGTCGGCCTGTCGCGTGCGGAGGCCGCCGCGCTCGTTGAATCGATCCTCGAACATATGTCGACGGCGCTCGAACGCGGCGAAAATGTGAAGATTTCCAGCTTCGGCACCTTCGTCCTGCGCGACAAGACGCAGCGCATGGGGCGCAACCCCAAGACCGGCGTCGAAGTGCCGATCGAACCGCGCCGGGTGCTGACCTTTCGCGCCAGCCAGACGATGCGCGACCGCGTCGCCGCGGTCTGA
- a CDS encoding beta-ketoacyl-ACP synthase III — protein MIRRSILLGTGSALPVRAVSNAELAQTVDTSDEWIVERTGIRNRYIAGDGETTASLAADAARQAIAAAGIAAQDIDLIILATATPDQTFPAAATKVQAALGIDDCVAFDVAAVCSGFLYAVTVADSMIRSGAANRALVIGSETFSRILDWEDRATCVLFGDGAGAVVLGAEESEDGRRGILATKLHADGRHNQLLYVDGGPSTTQTVGKLRMRGQEVFRHAVVNLASVLREVMEQAGLAPTDIDWLVPHQANARILDATARKLKLSPDRVVVTVDRHANTSAASVPLALDVAVRDGRIKPGDLIVLEAMGGGFTWGACVLRV, from the coding sequence GTGATCCGCCGTTCGATATTGCTGGGTACAGGCTCGGCCCTGCCCGTCCGCGCGGTCAGCAATGCCGAACTGGCGCAGACCGTCGACACCAGCGACGAATGGATCGTCGAACGCACCGGCATCCGCAACCGCTACATCGCCGGTGACGGCGAAACCACCGCCAGCCTCGCGGCCGACGCCGCGCGCCAGGCGATCGCGGCGGCGGGCATCGCCGCGCAGGATATCGACCTCATCATCCTCGCCACCGCGACGCCGGACCAGACCTTTCCCGCTGCGGCGACGAAGGTGCAGGCGGCGCTCGGCATCGACGATTGCGTGGCGTTCGACGTCGCCGCCGTCTGCTCGGGCTTCCTCTATGCGGTGACGGTCGCGGACAGCATGATCCGGTCGGGCGCGGCAAATCGCGCTCTGGTGATCGGATCGGAAACCTTCAGCCGCATCCTCGACTGGGAGGATCGCGCCACCTGCGTGCTGTTCGGCGACGGCGCCGGCGCGGTCGTGCTGGGCGCGGAGGAAAGCGAAGATGGCCGCCGCGGCATCCTTGCCACGAAACTCCATGCCGATGGCCGCCACAACCAGCTTCTCTATGTCGACGGTGGCCCTTCCACCACGCAGACCGTAGGGAAGCTGCGCATGCGTGGGCAGGAAGTCTTTCGCCATGCTGTGGTGAACCTGGCCTCGGTCCTGCGCGAAGTCATGGAACAGGCGGGCCTCGCCCCCACCGACATAGACTGGCTGGTGCCGCATCAGGCGAATGCCCGCATCCTGGACGCGACCGCGCGCAAGCTCAAATTGTCGCCCGACCGGGTAGTGGTGACGGTCGATCGCCATGCCAACACATCGGCCGCCTCCGTGCCCCTGGCGCTCGACGTGGCGGTCCGCGACGGGCGGATCAAGCCGGGCGACCTGATCGTGCTGGAAGCAATGGGCGGCGGCTTCACCTGGGGCGCCTGCGTCCTGCGGGTCTAA
- the plsX gene encoding phosphate acyltransferase PlsX, whose protein sequence is MSSQPRIAIDAMGGDEGVRVMMAGVALARRRHDGLRFTLFGDEVQIKAALDDHPNLRAASEIVHADTVVAGSDKPSVAIRKKSSSMSMAIAAVKSGQAGAAVSAGNTGALMAMAKLALRTMPGVDRPALAAMLPTLGNNDVIMLDLGANTECDARNLVQFAVMGAAYSRIAFDLDRPRVRLLNIGTEDLKGTDEIRDAAAVLRSATSLPLQFDGFTEGDKIARGDADVIVCDGFSGNVALKTAEGTARFVTDVLRKAFTSSIRSKIGFLISKPAMHLLKHHLDPNNHNGAVFLGLNGVVVKSHGSADEKGVANAVHVAARLLEEDITRRIAADMAGIQSLSDAASKLEQPVK, encoded by the coding sequence GTGTCCAGTCAGCCGCGAATCGCAATCGACGCGATGGGCGGGGACGAAGGCGTGCGCGTGATGATGGCGGGCGTGGCATTGGCCCGCCGCCGTCATGACGGGTTGCGCTTCACCCTGTTCGGCGACGAGGTGCAGATCAAGGCTGCGCTTGACGACCACCCGAATCTGCGCGCCGCGTCCGAAATCGTCCATGCCGATACGGTCGTGGCGGGGTCGGACAAGCCCAGCGTAGCGATTCGCAAGAAAAGCAGCTCGATGAGCATGGCGATCGCCGCCGTGAAATCGGGCCAGGCGGGTGCGGCCGTGTCCGCCGGCAATACCGGCGCGCTGATGGCGATGGCGAAACTCGCCTTGCGCACCATGCCGGGCGTCGATCGTCCAGCGCTCGCTGCGATGCTGCCGACGCTGGGCAATAACGACGTCATCATGCTGGACCTGGGTGCCAACACCGAATGCGACGCCCGCAACCTCGTCCAGTTCGCGGTGATGGGCGCGGCCTATTCGCGCATCGCCTTCGATCTGGACCGGCCCCGCGTGCGGCTGCTCAACATCGGCACCGAAGACCTTAAGGGCACGGACGAGATTCGTGACGCCGCCGCCGTGCTGCGCAGCGCGACCAGCCTGCCGCTGCAGTTCGACGGATTTACCGAAGGCGACAAGATCGCCCGTGGCGACGCCGACGTCATCGTGTGCGACGGCTTTTCCGGCAATGTCGCGCTCAAGACGGCGGAGGGCACGGCCCGTTTCGTCACCGACGTGCTGCGCAAGGCGTTCACCAGTTCGATCCGTTCGAAGATCGGCTTTCTGATCTCGAAGCCTGCGATGCATCTGCTCAAGCATCATCTCGACCCCAACAACCATAATGGCGCGGTCTTCCTGGGCCTGAACGGCGTGGTCGTGAAAAGCCATGGCAGCGCGGACGAAAAGGGCGTGGCCAACGCTGTGCATGTCGCCGCCCGGCTGCTGGAAGAAGACATCACCCGCCGGATCGCCGCGGACATGGCCGGCATCCAGTCGCTGTCGGACGCCGCGTCGAAACTGGAGCAGCCCGTCAAGTGA
- the rpmF gene encoding 50S ribosomal protein L32, whose protein sequence is MAVPKRKTSPSKRGMRRSHDSLRVEAFNECSNCGELKRPHNLCDACGHYNGREIVAVGA, encoded by the coding sequence ATGGCTGTCCCCAAGCGCAAAACTTCTCCCTCCAAGCGCGGCATGCGCCGCAGCCACGATTCGCTGCGCGTCGAAGCATTCAATGAATGCTCCAACTGCGGTGAACTGAAGCGTCCCCACAATCTGTGCGACGCCTGCGGGCATTATAACGGCCGCGAAATCGTAGCCGTCGGGGCGTAA
- a CDS encoding MAPEG family protein, which produces MLLPITLTFAAACALLNMGLAIRCSRIRITDKVIHGDAGNSLLAKRMRAHANFIEYTPIVLILFALVEMAVGASLWLWISALVYVVARVAHAVGMDADKPTPWRAGGALLTWGVMLVMAGTALTIAYGATRAMPVPPAMALRQ; this is translated from the coding sequence ATGCTGCTGCCCATCACGCTGACCTTTGCCGCGGCTTGCGCGCTGCTCAACATGGGACTGGCAATTCGCTGTTCGCGCATCCGCATCACCGACAAGGTGATCCATGGCGATGCGGGTAACAGCCTGCTGGCGAAGCGGATGCGGGCGCATGCGAACTTCATCGAATATACGCCGATCGTCCTGATTCTCTTCGCACTGGTGGAAATGGCGGTCGGCGCGTCGCTGTGGCTGTGGATCAGCGCGCTGGTCTATGTGGTGGCGCGCGTCGCGCATGCGGTCGGCATGGATGCGGACAAGCCGACACCATGGCGCGCGGGCGGCGCGCTGCTGACGTGGGGCGTGATGCTGGTGATGGCAGGCACGGCGCTGACGATCGCCTATGGCGCGACGCGGGCGATGCCGGTGCCGCCAGCGATGGCGTTGCGGCAATAG
- a CDS encoding MBL fold metallo-hydrolase, which translates to MTTPPLKATLIPVTPLQQNCTLFWCTETMRGAFVDPGGDLPVLKKAVAQHGVTIEKILVTHGHIDHCGQAGVLARDLNVPIEGPHEDDRFWIDRLPQDGERWGLPGESFEPDRWLSDGDQVTVGNLTLDVIHCPGHTPGHVVFHHAPSKLAIVGDVLFQGAIGRTDFPRGNHQDLIDAITGKLWPLGGDTAFVPGHGQMSNFAHERRTNPFVADSVLAG; encoded by the coding sequence ATGACCACGCCGCCGCTCAAAGCCACCCTGATCCCCGTCACGCCGTTGCAGCAGAATTGCACCCTCTTCTGGTGTACGGAAACGATGCGCGGCGCCTTCGTCGATCCGGGCGGCGACCTGCCTGTCCTTAAGAAGGCGGTGGCCCAGCATGGCGTGACGATCGAAAAGATCCTCGTCACCCACGGCCATATCGACCATTGCGGGCAGGCGGGCGTGCTGGCCCGCGACCTTAATGTCCCGATCGAGGGGCCGCATGAGGACGACCGCTTCTGGATCGACCGGCTGCCGCAGGATGGCGAGCGTTGGGGCCTGCCGGGCGAAAGCTTCGAGCCGGATCGCTGGCTAAGCGATGGCGATCAGGTGACGGTCGGCAATCTGACCCTCGACGTCATCCATTGCCCGGGCCACACGCCCGGCCATGTGGTTTTCCATCACGCCCCCAGCAAGCTCGCCATCGTTGGCGACGTGCTGTTTCAGGGTGCGATCGGCCGCACCGACTTTCCGCGCGGCAATCATCAGGATCTGATCGACGCCATCACCGGCAAGCTGTGGCCGCTGGGTGGCGACACGGCTTTCGTGCCCGGCCATGGCCAGATGAGCAATTTCGCGCACGAACGGCGCACCAATCCCTTCGTCGCCGATTCGGTGCTGGCGGGCTAA
- a CDS encoding RrF2 family transcriptional regulator has translation MLSQKTRYAIRALQHLADRYRQGPVPLNEIATRQNIPSKFLTVILSELSREGLVATQRGRDGGYWLALAPVDISYGDIVRLTRGSLALTPCASRFAHESCTNCLPESECRLHRVMLRVRDETAKVLDSISLAEPFAVTDDA, from the coding sequence ATGTTATCCCAGAAGACCCGTTACGCCATCCGCGCGCTTCAGCATCTTGCCGATCGTTACCGCCAGGGTCCGGTGCCCTTGAACGAAATCGCCACGCGGCAGAATATTCCTTCGAAATTCCTGACGGTCATCCTGTCCGAATTGTCGCGCGAAGGGCTGGTGGCCACCCAGCGGGGCAGGGACGGGGGCTATTGGCTGGCCTTGGCGCCGGTCGATATCAGCTATGGCGACATCGTCCGTCTGACGCGCGGATCGCTGGCGCTGACGCCCTGCGCCAGCCGCTTCGCCCATGAAAGCTGCACCAACTGCCTGCCCGAATCGGAATGTCGCCTGCATCGCGTCATGCTGCGCGTGCGCGACGAGACCGCCAAGGTTCTGGACAGCATCAGCCTGGCGGAGCCGTTCGCGGTGACGGATGACGCCTGA
- a CDS encoding glycerophosphodiester phosphodiesterase yields MIGRGLLRFGLLLLMSLIPLSTATAAEPILIAHRGASGERPEHTLASYERAIDQGADYIEPDLVLTKDGVLVARHENEIGGTTDVADHPEFADRKTSKTIDGVAMTGWFTEDFTLAELRTLRARERLPDVRPANKRFNDLYLIPTFEEILKLVRAKEAETGHRIGLYPETKHPSYFAGLGLPHQAPLLDLLSRYGYQTEADPVFIQSFEVGNWKALRAATRLRLIQLVDAEGGPADFPGTSYADMLTVQGLTEIATYADGIGPSAALVIAPEGATALVGRAHDAGLQVHVWTLRMENIFLPAQYQRADDPQGHGDFASWVRAIAATGVDGIFSDFPGQAKAALEPAR; encoded by the coding sequence GTGATCGGACGGGGGCTGCTGCGCTTTGGGCTATTGCTGCTGATGAGCCTCATCCCCCTTTCCACCGCGACCGCCGCGGAGCCGATCCTCATCGCTCATCGCGGCGCCAGCGGCGAACGCCCCGAACATACACTCGCCAGTTACGAACGCGCGATCGATCAGGGCGCGGACTATATCGAACCCGACCTGGTGCTGACCAAGGACGGCGTTCTCGTCGCCCGGCATGAAAATGAGATTGGCGGCACCACCGACGTCGCCGATCATCCCGAATTTGCCGATCGCAAGACAAGCAAGACGATCGACGGCGTCGCCATGACCGGCTGGTTCACCGAAGATTTCACCCTCGCCGAGTTGCGCACCTTGCGCGCGCGCGAACGGCTGCCTGATGTGCGCCCGGCCAATAAGCGCTTCAACGATCTCTACCTCATCCCCACCTTCGAGGAGATATTGAAGCTGGTCCGCGCGAAGGAGGCCGAAACCGGCCACCGCATCGGCCTCTATCCCGAAACCAAGCATCCCAGCTATTTCGCGGGCCTCGGCCTGCCGCACCAAGCGCCGTTGCTCGATCTGCTCAGCCGCTACGGCTATCAGACCGAAGCCGACCCGGTCTTCATCCAATCGTTCGAAGTCGGCAATTGGAAGGCTTTGCGCGCCGCGACCCGCCTGCGCCTCATCCAGCTGGTGGATGCGGAAGGCGGCCCGGCCGACTTCCCCGGCACCAGCTATGCCGACATGCTGACGGTGCAGGGCCTGACCGAGATCGCCACCTATGCCGATGGCATCGGTCCGTCCGCCGCGCTGGTCATCGCGCCCGAAGGCGCGACCGCGCTGGTCGGCCGCGCCCATGACGCGGGCCTGCAGGTTCATGTCTGGACGCTGCGGATGGAAAATATCTTCCTCCCCGCCCAGTATCAGCGCGCCGACGATCCGCAGGGGCACGGCGACTTCGCCTCCTGGGTCCGCGCCATCGCCGCGACCGGGGTGGATGGAATCTTTAGCGACTTCCCCGGACAAGCGAAGGCCGCGCTGGAGCCTGCGCGCTAG
- a CDS encoding ArsC family reductase translates to MITMYGIKNCDTIKKARNWLDNERVTYSFHDYKVAGVDKAKLEEWVMEHGWETILNRSGTTFKALDAGDKAHIDADKAILLMITNPSMIKRPILDTGKQTIVGFKATTYENALQGVTA, encoded by the coding sequence ATGATTACCATGTACGGCATCAAAAATTGCGACACGATCAAGAAAGCCCGCAACTGGCTGGACAATGAACGCGTCACCTACAGCTTCCACGACTATAAGGTCGCGGGCGTCGACAAGGCGAAGCTGGAGGAATGGGTGATGGAGCATGGCTGGGAAACCATCCTCAACCGCTCCGGCACGACGTTCAAGGCGCTCGATGCCGGGGACAAGGCGCATATCGACGCGGACAAGGCGATCCTGCTGATGATCACCAATCCGTCGATGATCAAGCGCCCGATCCTCGACACCGGCAAGCAGACGATCGTCGGCTTCAAGGCGACGACCTATGAAAATGCGCTGCAAGGCGTGACGGCGTGA
- a CDS encoding RidA family protein yields MPRQLISSGSPFEAQVGYSRAVVQGDWCFVAGTTGTDPETKIMPESVVEQGRNALKVIGKALDDAGFSFADVVRVTYYITDVAYWDVMGDITGPVFGDIRPAASCVVAGLVKPDMKIEIEVTAFKG; encoded by the coding sequence ATGCCCCGCCAGCTCATTTCTTCCGGCTCGCCCTTCGAGGCGCAGGTCGGCTATTCGCGCGCCGTCGTCCAGGGCGACTGGTGCTTCGTCGCCGGCACCACCGGCACCGATCCCGAAACGAAGATCATGCCGGAATCGGTGGTGGAGCAGGGCCGCAATGCGCTCAAGGTCATCGGCAAGGCACTGGATGACGCGGGCTTTTCCTTCGCCGACGTGGTGCGGGTCACCTATTATATCACCGACGTGGCCTATTGGGATGTGATGGGCGATATCACCGGTCCCGTCTTCGGCGACATCCGCCCGGCGGCCAGCTGCGTCGTCGCGGGCCTCGTCAAGCCGGACATGAAGATCGAAATCGAAGTCACTGCCTTCAAAGGGTAA